Proteins from a genomic interval of Bacteroidales bacterium:
- a CDS encoding sodium-translocating pyrophosphatase — MNALFWIVPAASLLALGFAYYFFKQMMKESEGTATMKEIAQHVRVGAMSYLKQQYKVVIKVFIVLAVVFAVMAYFGLQNPWVPFAFLTGGFFSGLAGFFGMKTATYASARTANAASHSLDKGLKVAFRSGAVMGLVVVGLGLLDISLWYLVLNHFIDATGAQKLVIITTTMLTFGMGASTQALFARVGGGIYTKAADVGADLVGKVEAGIPEDDPRNPATIADNVGDNVGDVAGMGADLYESYCGSILATAALGAAAFAISGETDMQMKAVLAPMLIAAVGIVLSILGIFLVRTKEGASMKQLLGSLGRGVNTSSILIAIATFGILYVLQMQNWLGVSFSVITGLLAGIIIGQATEYYTSHSYKPTQKIAESSNTGPATVIISGLGLGMVSTAIPVLTIGVAIILSFLCAINFDVANMLTAENLSMGLYGIGIAAVGMLSTLGITLATDAYGPIADNAGGNAEMSGLGPEVRKRTDALDALGNTTAATGKGFAIGSAALTALALLASYIEEIKMAMQHAGKTVLEGTTKLISEAGILDFMDYYQITLMNPKVLVGVFVGSMMAFLFCGLTMNAVGRAAQSMVNEVRRQFREIKGILTGEGKPDYARCVEISTKGAQREMMLPSILAIIAPVAMGLVFGVAGVMGLLVGGLGAGFVLAIFMANSGGAWDNAKKFIEEGNYGGKGSDNHKATVVGDTVGDPFKDTSGPSLNILIKLMSMVAIVMAGLTSAWSLF; from the coding sequence AAGGAACAGCCACCATGAAAGAAATTGCACAACATGTTCGGGTGGGTGCTATGTCATACCTTAAACAACAATACAAAGTGGTGATTAAGGTATTTATTGTATTAGCGGTTGTTTTTGCTGTAATGGCTTATTTCGGACTGCAGAACCCCTGGGTACCGTTTGCTTTTCTTACCGGAGGCTTTTTTTCAGGTCTGGCTGGTTTTTTTGGTATGAAAACGGCTACCTACGCTTCGGCACGTACGGCTAATGCAGCTTCTCATTCTCTTGACAAAGGTTTGAAAGTAGCTTTCCGTAGTGGAGCTGTAATGGGACTTGTGGTTGTAGGACTCGGATTACTGGATATTTCGTTATGGTATCTGGTACTTAATCATTTTATCGATGCTACCGGAGCGCAGAAGCTGGTGATCATCACCACCACAATGCTTACTTTTGGTATGGGTGCTTCTACTCAGGCTTTGTTTGCACGTGTAGGCGGCGGTATTTATACGAAGGCAGCCGACGTAGGTGCCGACCTCGTAGGTAAAGTTGAGGCCGGTATTCCTGAGGATGATCCGCGTAATCCTGCTACCATTGCAGATAATGTAGGGGATAATGTAGGTGACGTGGCCGGTATGGGCGCTGACTTATATGAATCGTATTGTGGTTCCATTCTTGCTACTGCAGCACTTGGAGCAGCGGCTTTTGCTATTAGCGGAGAAACGGATATGCAGATGAAAGCTGTGTTGGCCCCTATGTTGATTGCTGCGGTAGGTATTGTACTTTCTATCCTTGGCATTTTCCTTGTCCGGACTAAAGAGGGTGCTTCCATGAAACAGTTGTTGGGATCGCTCGGACGTGGGGTAAATACCAGTTCGATCCTGATCGCCATCGCTACCTTTGGAATTCTCTATGTTCTTCAGATGCAGAACTGGTTGGGTGTTTCATTCTCTGTGATCACAGGTCTTCTCGCTGGTATAATCATCGGGCAGGCTACGGAATATTACACTTCCCACTCATATAAGCCGACCCAGAAAATTGCTGAAAGTTCCAATACCGGACCTGCCACAGTGATCATTTCCGGTTTGGGATTAGGAATGGTTTCTACAGCTATACCGGTGTTGACTATTGGTGTAGCTATTATTTTGTCTTTTCTTTGTGCCATCAATTTTGATGTAGCCAATATGCTTACTGCTGAAAACCTTAGTATGGGGCTTTACGGCATTGGTATTGCTGCCGTTGGTATGCTGTCGACATTGGGTATTACACTGGCAACTGATGCTTATGGTCCTATTGCTGATAATGCAGGTGGAAATGCGGAAATGAGCGGTTTGGGACCTGAAGTACGTAAACGTACGGATGCTTTGGATGCACTTGGTAATACAACAGCTGCTACCGGAAAAGGATTTGCTATTGGCTCGGCTGCACTCACGGCACTGGCGCTGTTGGCTTCCTATATTGAAGAAATAAAGATGGCCATGCAACATGCCGGTAAAACAGTTCTGGAAGGAACCACTAAATTGATCTCCGAAGCAGGAATCCTTGATTTTATGGATTATTATCAGATTACTTTGATGAACCCTAAGGTGCTGGTGGGCGTTTTTGTAGGTTCCATGATGGCCTTTCTTTTCTGTGGCTTGACCATGAATGCGGTAGGTCGTGCAGCACAAAGTATGGTAAATGAAGTTCGTCGTCAGTTCCGTGAAATCAAAGGAATACTTACCGGAGAAGGAAAGCCCGATTATGCCCGTTGTGTTGAGATCTCTACAAAAGGAGCACAACGTGAAATGATGTTGCCTTCTATTCTGGCGATCATTGCTCCTGTTGCTATGGGACTGGTATTTGGTGTTGCCGGTGTAATGGGATTATTGGTCGGCGGGCTAGGTGCCGGTTTTGTATTGGCCATTTTCATGGCTAATTCAGGAGGTGCATGGGATAACGCTAAGAAATTTATCGAGGAAGGTAATTATGGAGGAAAAGGTTCAGACAACCATAAAGCCACTGTAGTAGGAGATACAGTCGGGGATCCTTTCAAGGATACATCCGGACCGAGCTTGAATATCCTGATCAAGTTAATGAGTATGGTTGCCATTGTTATGGCAGGCCTCACATCAGCCTGGAGTTTATTTTAA